Proteins encoded together in one Streptomyces sp. NBC_01216 window:
- a CDS encoding ABC transporter ATP-binding protein: protein MSDVLELVDVSVVRDGRALVDEVSWSVKEGERWVILGPNGAGKTTLLNIASSYLFPSSGTARILGERLGGVGTDVFDLRPRIGMAGIAMAEKLPKRQTVLETVLTAAYGMTATWHEDYDAVDEERARAFLDRLGMTDYLDRRFGTLSEGERKRTLIARAMMTDPELLLLDEPAAGLDLGGREDLVRRLGRLARDPYAPSMIMVTHHVEEIAPGFTHVLMIRQGKVLAAGPVETELTSRNLSLCFGLPLVVEHVGDRYTAQGLPLK, encoded by the coding sequence ATGAGCGATGTACTGGAGCTGGTGGACGTATCCGTGGTCCGCGACGGACGGGCTCTGGTGGACGAGGTCTCCTGGTCGGTCAAGGAGGGCGAGCGCTGGGTGATCCTCGGCCCCAACGGCGCCGGCAAGACCACCCTGCTGAACATCGCCTCCAGCTACCTCTTCCCGTCCTCCGGCACCGCCCGGATCCTCGGCGAGCGGCTCGGCGGCGTCGGCACGGACGTCTTCGACCTCCGACCGCGCATCGGCATGGCCGGTATCGCCATGGCCGAGAAGCTCCCCAAGCGGCAGACGGTCCTGGAGACCGTCCTCACCGCCGCGTACGGCATGACCGCCACCTGGCACGAGGACTACGACGCCGTCGACGAGGAGCGCGCCCGCGCCTTCCTCGACCGCCTCGGCATGACCGACTACCTCGACCGCAGGTTCGGCACCCTCTCCGAGGGCGAGCGCAAGCGCACCCTGATCGCCCGCGCCATGATGACCGACCCCGAGCTCCTCCTCCTGGACGAGCCCGCTGCCGGACTCGACCTCGGCGGCCGCGAGGACCTGGTCCGGCGCCTCGGCCGCCTCGCCCGCGACCCGTACGCCCCCTCCATGATCATGGTCACCCACCATGTCGAGGAGATCGCCCCGGGCTTCACACACGTCCTGATGATCCGCCAGGGCAAGGTGCTCGCCGCCGGACCGGTGGAGACCGAGCTGACCTCCCGCAACCTCTCGCTCTGCTTCGGCCTGCCTCTCGTCGTCGAGCACGTCGGCGACCGCTACACGGCCCAGGGACTCCCGCTCAAGTAA
- a CDS encoding NfeD family protein, giving the protein MDIDAWLWWLIGAVGLGIPLVLTAMPEFGMFSVGAIAGAVTAGLGFGIVAQVIVFAVVSVALLAVVRPIAARHRDGPPRHASGIDALKGRQAVVLERVDADGGRIKLAGEVWSARALDSATAFEPGDQVDVVDIDGATAVVM; this is encoded by the coding sequence GTGGACATCGACGCGTGGCTCTGGTGGCTGATCGGCGCGGTGGGACTGGGCATCCCACTCGTTCTGACCGCGATGCCCGAATTCGGGATGTTCTCCGTCGGCGCGATCGCCGGAGCCGTGACGGCCGGTCTCGGTTTCGGCATCGTCGCGCAGGTGATCGTCTTCGCCGTCGTCTCGGTGGCTCTGCTCGCGGTGGTCCGCCCCATCGCGGCCCGTCATCGCGACGGCCCGCCCCGGCACGCCAGCGGCATCGACGCCCTGAAGGGCCGTCAAGCCGTCGTACTGGAACGGGTCGACGCCGACGGCGGACGCATCAAGCTCGCCGGCGAGGTCTGGTCGGCCCGCGCCCTCGACTCCGCTACGGCCTTCGAACCCGGCGATCAGGTCGACGTCGTCGACATCGACGGGGCGACCGCCGTCGTCATGTGA
- a CDS encoding SPFH domain-containing protein: MSAVIIVLIILVVLVFIALIKTIQVIPQASAAIVERFGRYTRTLNAGLNIVVPFIDSIRNRIDLREQVVPFPPQPVITQDNLVVNIDTVIYYQVTDARAATYEVASYIQAIEQLTVTTLRNIIGGMDLERTLTSREEINAALRGVLDEATGKWGIRVNRVELKAIEPPTSIQDSMEKQMRADRDKRAAILTAEGIRQSQILTAEGEKQSAILRAEGEAKAAALRAEGEAQAVRTVFEAIHAGDPDQKLLSYQYLQMLPKIAEGDANKLWIVPSEIGDALKGLSGAFGNLGGGAPGFNTGAVPGSRTGTETERREQPPVD, from the coding sequence ATGTCAGCAGTCATCATCGTCCTGATCATTCTGGTGGTGCTTGTCTTCATCGCCCTGATCAAGACGATCCAGGTCATCCCGCAGGCGAGCGCCGCGATCGTGGAGCGGTTCGGACGCTACACCCGCACGCTCAACGCGGGCCTGAACATCGTCGTCCCGTTCATCGACTCGATCCGCAACCGAATCGACCTGCGCGAACAGGTCGTCCCCTTCCCGCCGCAGCCGGTGATCACCCAGGACAACCTGGTCGTCAACATCGACACCGTCATCTACTACCAGGTGACCGACGCCCGCGCCGCGACCTACGAAGTGGCCAGCTACATCCAGGCCATCGAACAGCTCACCGTCACCACCCTGCGCAACATCATCGGCGGCATGGACCTCGAACGGACCCTCACCTCCCGCGAGGAGATCAACGCCGCCCTCCGGGGCGTCCTCGACGAGGCCACCGGCAAGTGGGGCATCCGCGTCAACCGCGTCGAGCTCAAGGCGATCGAGCCGCCGACCTCCATCCAGGACTCGATGGAGAAGCAGATGCGCGCCGACCGCGACAAGCGCGCCGCGATCCTCACCGCCGAAGGCATCCGCCAGTCCCAGATCCTCACCGCCGAGGGCGAGAAGCAGTCCGCGATCCTGCGCGCCGAGGGCGAGGCCAAGGCCGCCGCCCTGCGCGCCGAGGGCGAGGCCCAGGCCGTCCGCACGGTCTTCGAAGCCATCCACGCCGGCGACCCGGACCAGAAGCTCCTCTCGTACCAGTACCTCCAGATGCTGCCGAAGATCGCCGAAGGCGACGCCAACAAGCTGTGGATCGTGCCCAGCGAGATCGGCGACGCCCTCAAGGGCCTCTCGGGCGCGTTCGGCAACCTCGGCGGCGGAGCCCCCGGCTTCAACACCGGTGCCGTGCCCGGCAGCCGCACCGGTACCGAGACCGAACGCCGCGAACAGCCCCCGGTCGACTGA
- a CDS encoding sulfite exporter TauE/SafE family protein — MSIWEILAVFAAGVGAGTINTIVGSGTLITFPVLLLTGLPPVTATVSNALGLIPGSVSGAIGYREELKGQRRRVLRLGAVAAVGGLTGAALLLTLPPRAFETIVPVLVALALVLVILQPRISRAVLARRERSGSPGDPDGGTLLLTGLLLASVYGGYFTAAQGIIYLSLMGMLLADSLQRLNAVKNVLAAIVNSIAALFFLFVADFDWPAVVLIAVGSAIGGQIGAKVGRRLPPTVLRGVIVTVGTVAIVQLLLR; from the coding sequence TTGTCCATCTGGGAGATCCTGGCAGTCTTCGCGGCCGGCGTCGGAGCCGGCACCATCAACACCATCGTGGGATCGGGAACACTCATCACCTTCCCGGTCCTGCTGCTCACCGGCCTCCCCCCGGTGACGGCCACCGTCTCCAACGCCCTCGGCCTCATTCCCGGTTCCGTCAGCGGCGCCATCGGCTACCGCGAGGAACTCAAGGGCCAGCGCCGCCGTGTCCTCCGCCTCGGCGCCGTCGCCGCCGTCGGCGGCCTCACCGGCGCCGCGCTGCTGCTGACGCTCCCGCCCCGGGCCTTCGAGACGATCGTCCCCGTCCTCGTCGCCCTCGCCCTGGTGCTCGTCATCCTGCAGCCCCGCATCTCCAGGGCCGTCCTGGCCCGCCGCGAGCGCTCCGGAAGCCCCGGCGACCCCGACGGCGGGACGCTGCTGCTGACCGGACTCCTCCTCGCCAGTGTCTACGGCGGGTACTTCACCGCGGCCCAGGGGATCATCTACCTCTCCCTCATGGGCATGCTCCTCGCGGACAGCCTCCAGCGTCTCAACGCCGTGAAGAACGTCCTCGCCGCGATCGTCAACAGCATCGCCGCGCTCTTCTTCCTCTTCGTCGCCGACTTCGACTGGCCCGCCGTCGTCCTCATCGCCGTCGGCTCCGCCATCGGGGGCCAGATAGGCGCCAAGGTCGGACGCAGACTCCCGCCCACCGTCCTGCGCGGCGTCATCGTCACGGTCGGCACCGTCGCCATCGTCCAGCTCCTGCTCCGCTGA
- a CDS encoding HNH endonuclease has translation MRDTLVLNASFEPLSTVTLNRAVVLVLQDKAVVEQEHPGLRMRGAAVDLPVPTVIRLCRYVRVPFRRQAPWSRRGVLVRDQHRCAYCGRRATTVDHVVPRAQGGGDSWLNTVASCAEDNHRKADRTPEQAGMPLLHQPFVPTPADAMLLAMRSGERSGLPQWLAASGSAA, from the coding sequence ATGCGGGACACACTGGTACTGAACGCGAGCTTCGAACCGCTTTCCACGGTCACGCTGAACCGTGCCGTGGTGCTGGTGCTTCAGGACAAGGCCGTCGTGGAGCAGGAGCATCCCGGTCTGCGCATGCGTGGTGCCGCCGTCGATCTTCCGGTGCCCACGGTGATCCGGCTCTGCCGCTACGTCCGGGTGCCGTTCCGAAGACAGGCTCCGTGGTCGAGGCGAGGTGTGCTGGTGCGGGACCAGCACCGGTGCGCGTACTGCGGGAGGCGGGCGACGACCGTGGACCATGTGGTACCGCGGGCGCAGGGCGGCGGGGACAGCTGGCTGAACACGGTCGCGTCCTGCGCCGAGGACAATCACCGCAAGGCCGACAGGACGCCGGAGCAGGCGGGGATGCCGCTGTTGCACCAGCCGTTCGTGCCGACGCCCGCGGACGCGATGCTGCTGGCGATGCGGTCCGGTGAGCGGTCCGGGCTGCCGCAATGGCTGGCGGCTTCGGGTTCGGCGGCCTGA
- a CDS encoding YbhB/YbcL family Raf kinase inhibitor-like protein: MAEVKRAPLPHDFHPPVPEFTVVSEDIVPGGVLKDTQVHAAGNVSPQLGWEGFPAGTKSFAVTCFDPDAPTGSGFWHWVLFDIPASVTALPAGAGSGAFAGLPTGATHVRNDYGSKDFGGAAPPAGENHRYVFTVYAVDQERLGPDEDASPAAVGFNLRFHTLGRAQLVAEYTGPEGS; this comes from the coding sequence GTGGCCGAGGTGAAGAGGGCGCCGCTCCCTCACGACTTCCATCCGCCGGTGCCGGAGTTCACCGTGGTGAGCGAGGACATCGTGCCGGGTGGGGTGCTGAAGGACACTCAGGTCCACGCGGCGGGCAACGTCTCCCCGCAGCTGGGCTGGGAGGGCTTCCCGGCGGGGACGAAGAGTTTCGCCGTCACCTGCTTCGACCCGGACGCGCCGACGGGCAGCGGCTTCTGGCACTGGGTGCTGTTCGACATCCCCGCGTCCGTGACCGCGCTGCCGGCCGGTGCGGGCTCGGGGGCGTTCGCGGGGCTGCCGACGGGTGCGACGCACGTCCGCAACGACTACGGGTCGAAGGACTTCGGCGGGGCCGCTCCCCCGGCCGGGGAGAACCACCGCTACGTGTTCACGGTGTACGCGGTGGATCAGGAGAGGCTCGGTCCGGACGAGGACGCGTCGCCCGCGGCCGTGGGCTTCAACCTGCGTTTCCATACGTTGGGGCGGGCCCAGTTGGTCGCCGAGTACACGGGGCCCGAAGGCAGCTGA
- a CDS encoding C40 family peptidase — MASHRRPKQQSRTRTTVLTATAAAAVALTSQAAHADPKPTKSEVKAAVDKLYHEAEVATEQYNGAKEKQEKLESQIDALQDKVARGQQDLNTLRSGLGSLAAAQYRSGGIDPSLQLFLASDPDDYLDRASVLDQATAKQAQSMETIQTKQRALAQQRTEAQAKLTDLADVRRTLAARKKEQQGKLAEAQKVLNTLTAAERERMREDDVRAGRAAGERVELGKETPASALGAAALQAAATRVGKPYFRSATGPNAFDCSGLTQWSYAQAGARITRTTYTQINEGTRIPRSQLKPGDLVFFNNTSHVGLYAGNNTVLHAPYPGAYVRYESMNTIGSFQAAVRI; from the coding sequence GTGGCGTCCCACCGTCGTCCCAAGCAGCAGAGCCGCACCCGCACGACCGTGCTCACCGCTACCGCCGCCGCGGCCGTGGCCCTGACCTCCCAGGCCGCCCACGCCGACCCCAAGCCGACCAAGAGCGAGGTCAAGGCGGCGGTGGACAAGCTCTACCACGAGGCGGAGGTGGCCACCGAGCAGTACAACGGGGCCAAGGAGAAGCAGGAGAAGCTCGAGTCCCAGATCGACGCCCTGCAGGACAAGGTGGCCCGCGGTCAGCAGGACCTCAACACGCTGCGCTCCGGCCTCGGTTCGCTCGCCGCAGCCCAGTACCGCTCCGGCGGCATCGACCCCTCGCTGCAGCTCTTCCTCGCCTCGGACCCGGACGACTACCTCGACCGGGCGTCCGTACTCGACCAGGCGACGGCCAAGCAGGCCCAGTCCATGGAGACGATCCAGACGAAGCAGCGCGCCCTCGCCCAGCAGCGGACGGAGGCCCAGGCCAAGCTGACCGACCTCGCGGACGTCCGCAGGACGCTCGCGGCGAGGAAGAAGGAGCAGCAGGGCAAGCTCGCGGAGGCGCAGAAGGTGCTCAACACCCTGACCGCGGCCGAGCGAGAGAGGATGCGCGAGGACGACGTGCGCGCCGGCCGCGCCGCCGGCGAACGGGTCGAACTCGGCAAGGAGACCCCCGCCTCCGCCCTCGGCGCCGCCGCGCTCCAGGCGGCCGCCACCCGGGTGGGCAAGCCGTACTTCCGCAGCGCCACCGGCCCCAACGCCTTCGACTGCTCCGGCCTGACCCAGTGGTCCTACGCCCAGGCCGGCGCCCGGATCACCCGCACCACGTACACCCAGATCAACGAGGGCACCCGTATCCCGCGCAGCCAACTGAAGCCGGGCGACTTGGTCTTCTTCAACAACACCTCACACGTGGGGCTGTACGCGGGCAACAACACCGTCCTCCACGCCCCCTACCCGGGTGCCTACGTCCGCTACGAGTCGATGAACACCATCGGCAGCTTCCAGGCCGCGGTGCGTATCTGA
- a CDS encoding sporulation protein, which produces MGFKKLLASLGAGGASVETVLTEENVVPGGVVQGEVRIQGGSVDQQIEGLSVGLQARVEVEGGEQEFKQNIEFVKVRLGGAFEVKAGAVHVVPFGLEIPWETPVTAIEGQQLRGMNIGVTTELEIARAVDSGDLDPINVHPLPAQQAILDAFIQLGFRFKSADMERGHIRGTRQRLPFYQEIEFFPPQQYRGLNQVEVSFVADDREMDVVLEMDKKPGLFSEGSDSFRSFRVGLHDFHGTDWAAYLNQWLADVGGKRNWF; this is translated from the coding sequence ATGGGATTCAAGAAGCTGCTCGCGAGCCTGGGCGCCGGCGGCGCGTCCGTGGAGACGGTGCTCACCGAGGAGAACGTCGTCCCCGGCGGGGTCGTCCAGGGCGAGGTGCGGATCCAGGGCGGGTCGGTCGACCAGCAGATCGAGGGGCTGTCCGTCGGGCTGCAGGCGCGGGTCGAAGTCGAGGGCGGCGAGCAGGAGTTCAAGCAGAACATCGAGTTCGTCAAGGTCCGGCTCGGGGGTGCCTTCGAGGTGAAGGCGGGTGCGGTGCACGTCGTGCCGTTCGGGCTGGAGATTCCCTGGGAGACGCCGGTCACCGCGATCGAAGGGCAGCAGCTGCGCGGCATGAACATCGGTGTGACCACGGAGCTGGAGATCGCCAGGGCGGTGGACTCGGGTGACCTGGACCCGATCAACGTGCACCCGCTGCCGGCGCAGCAGGCGATCCTCGACGCCTTCATCCAGCTCGGATTCCGCTTCAAGAGCGCGGACATGGAGCGGGGGCACATCCGCGGCACCCGGCAGCGGCTGCCGTTCTACCAGGAGATCGAGTTCTTCCCGCCCCAGCAGTACCGGGGGCTGAACCAGGTCGAGGTCAGTTTCGTCGCGGACGACCGCGAGATGGACGTCGTCCTGGAGATGGACAAGAAGCCGGGCCTGTTCAGCGAGGGCAGCGACTCGTTCCGTAGTTTCCGGGTGGGTCTGCACGACTTCCACGGCACCGACTGGGCCGCCTACCTCAACCAGTGGCTCGCCGACGTCGGCGGCAAGCGCAACTGGTTCTGA
- a CDS encoding DNA-3-methyladenine glycosylase translates to MNVDFLARPAEEVAPRLLGSVLACRTPEGAVSIAVTETEAYSGTADPASHAYRGQTPRNAVMFGPAGHLYVYRSHGLHWCANVVTGTDGVASAVLIRAGRVVEGEDLARKRRGAEVGSARLARGPGNLCRALGVTAEHNGTDLLTGTSVVLSEGEAVPAALIRVGPRVGVSKAHDWQHRFYIAGDATVSAYRLSPRAMRGA, encoded by the coding sequence ATGAACGTTGACTTCCTCGCCCGTCCCGCCGAGGAGGTCGCCCCCAGGCTGCTCGGGAGCGTCCTCGCCTGCAGGACCCCCGAAGGGGCCGTGAGCATCGCCGTCACGGAGACCGAGGCATACTCCGGTACGGCCGACCCGGCTTCCCATGCCTACCGGGGCCAGACTCCCCGTAACGCCGTCATGTTCGGACCCGCGGGACACCTGTACGTCTACCGGTCCCACGGTCTCCATTGGTGCGCCAACGTCGTCACCGGAACAGACGGAGTCGCTTCGGCCGTCCTCATCCGGGCAGGCAGGGTCGTCGAAGGGGAAGACCTGGCGCGCAAGCGGCGAGGAGCGGAGGTCGGGAGTGCACGCCTCGCGCGGGGTCCGGGGAACCTCTGCCGGGCGCTCGGCGTCACGGCGGAGCACAACGGCACAGACCTGCTGACGGGCACCTCGGTCGTGCTGTCCGAGGGTGAGGCGGTACCCGCTGCGCTGATCCGGGTGGGCCCACGGGTGGGCGTGAGCAAAGCCCACGACTGGCAGCATCGCTTCTACATCGCCGGTGACGCGACGGTCTCGGCGTACCGGTTGAGTCCGAGAGCCATGAGGGGGGCTTGA
- a CDS encoding tetratricopeptide repeat protein gives MRQELMSLPKGLAEDVARNLVMVANLIDEDPEQAYAYARIALRLASRVAAVREAAGFAAYATQKYSEALAEFRAARRMTGSVELWPVMADCERGMGRPERALAMAGEPEVQKLDKAGQVEMRLVAAGARRDMGQIDAAIVTLQSSELASSAVHPWTARLRYAYADALLAAGREREAREWFAKALESDKDGATDASDRLAELDGVEFVDAIDKLGDSEDVIGTGTADLEPAEDAESEERDLESDGDDVADDDAPADSLVTENDADGERPAAAPVTDGAADDATGVDGDAAGDADRGN, from the coding sequence GTGCGCCAGGAGCTGATGAGCCTGCCCAAGGGCCTCGCGGAGGACGTCGCGCGCAACCTCGTCATGGTCGCCAATCTGATCGACGAGGACCCCGAGCAGGCCTACGCGTACGCTCGCATCGCTCTGCGGCTCGCCTCCCGCGTCGCCGCCGTCCGCGAGGCGGCCGGCTTCGCCGCGTACGCGACGCAGAAGTACTCCGAAGCGCTGGCCGAGTTCCGGGCGGCGCGGCGGATGACGGGCAGTGTCGAACTGTGGCCCGTCATGGCCGACTGCGAGCGCGGCATGGGCCGGCCCGAGCGGGCACTGGCGATGGCCGGTGAACCCGAGGTGCAGAAGCTCGACAAGGCCGGGCAGGTCGAGATGCGGCTCGTCGCCGCGGGTGCCCGTCGGGACATGGGACAGATCGACGCCGCCATCGTGACCCTCCAGAGTTCCGAGCTGGCGTCCAGCGCCGTCCACCCGTGGACCGCGCGGCTCCGCTACGCCTACGCCGATGCCCTGCTGGCCGCCGGTCGTGAGCGTGAGGCCCGCGAGTGGTTCGCCAAGGCCCTGGAATCGGACAAGGACGGCGCCACGGACGCCTCCGACCGCCTCGCGGAGCTGGACGGAGTCGAGTTCGTCGACGCGATCGACAAGCTGGGTGACTCCGAGGACGTCATCGGAACCGGCACCGCGGACCTGGAGCCCGCCGAGGACGCGGAGTCGGAGGAGAGGGACCTGGAGTCCGACGGGGACGACGTGGCGGACGACGACGCGCCGGCCGACTCCCTCGTCACCGAGAACGACGCCGACGGCGAGCGGCCCGCCGCCGCCCCGGTCACGGACGGCGCGGCCGACGACGCCACGGGCGTGGACGGAGACGCGGCCGGAGACGCGGACCGCGGCAACTGA
- a CDS encoding DUF1015 domain-containing protein, whose product MNTSGPAAEDVRADGLRLVPFRGLRYVPERVGSLAAVTSPPYDVVVRPDGLHHLESSDPHNIVRLILPQAITAGTRHRKAAVTLDRWLADGVLAPDPEPALYVYEQSGDGILQRGVIGALELSGPDEGIVLPHEDVMPHIVEDRAALMRTTAANLEPLLLTYRGDGDAAAQVIERTVRSEPLLATTTEDGFSHRLWAITDPTELAVVAADLAGHQALIADGHHRWATYLRLREEHVSPSPWNYGLVLLIDTARYPLRVRAIHRLLHRLPVADALAALEGDFRVRRVEGPRSSALAALAEAAAEGNAFLLAGDGAFHLVDRPAPELLARTIRTDRPAAWRTLDATVLHDTLLEHVWRIPDAPEDISYIHDTEAAVVQAERRGGTAVLMHPVREEVVRDLARQGVTMPRKSTSFGPKPATGLVLRSLALD is encoded by the coding sequence ATGAACACCTCAGGTCCCGCGGCCGAAGACGTCCGCGCCGACGGTCTGCGTCTCGTCCCGTTCCGGGGGCTTCGCTACGTGCCCGAACGGGTCGGCAGCCTGGCCGCCGTGACCTCACCTCCGTACGACGTCGTCGTACGGCCCGACGGACTGCACCACCTGGAGTCCTCGGACCCCCACAACATCGTCCGGCTGATCCTTCCGCAGGCCATCACCGCCGGCACCCGTCACCGCAAGGCCGCCGTCACCCTGGACCGCTGGCTGGCCGACGGCGTCCTCGCCCCGGACCCGGAGCCCGCGCTGTACGTGTACGAGCAGAGCGGCGACGGCATCCTCCAGCGTGGTGTCATCGGGGCCCTGGAACTGTCCGGCCCGGACGAAGGCATCGTGCTCCCCCACGAGGACGTGATGCCGCACATCGTCGAGGACCGCGCCGCGCTGATGCGGACCACGGCGGCCAATCTGGAGCCGCTGCTCCTCACCTACCGCGGCGACGGCGACGCGGCGGCCCAGGTCATCGAGCGGACCGTCCGGAGTGAGCCGCTGCTCGCCACGACCACCGAGGACGGCTTCAGCCACCGCCTCTGGGCCATCACGGACCCGACGGAACTGGCCGTGGTCGCCGCGGACCTCGCCGGGCACCAGGCCCTCATCGCCGACGGGCATCACCGCTGGGCGACGTACCTGCGGCTGCGCGAGGAGCACGTCTCCCCGAGCCCGTGGAACTACGGCCTGGTCCTCCTGATCGACACCGCCCGCTACCCGCTGCGGGTCCGCGCCATCCATCGGCTTCTCCACCGCCTTCCGGTGGCGGACGCGCTGGCGGCCCTGGAGGGCGACTTCCGCGTCCGGCGGGTCGAGGGACCGCGCTCATCGGCCCTGGCGGCTCTCGCCGAGGCGGCGGCCGAAGGCAACGCCTTCCTGCTGGCGGGGGACGGCGCCTTCCACCTCGTCGACCGGCCGGCGCCGGAGCTCCTCGCCCGGACGATCCGCACGGACCGCCCCGCGGCCTGGCGCACCCTGGATGCCACGGTTCTGCACGACACCCTGCTCGAGCACGTCTGGCGCATCCCCGACGCCCCCGAGGACATCAGCTACATCCATGACACCGAGGCCGCCGTCGTCCAGGCCGAACGCCGCGGCGGGACGGCGGTCCTGATGCATCCGGTACGGGAGGAGGTCGTCCGGGACCTGGCCCGTCAGGGCGTCACCATGCCCCGCAAGTCGACCTCGTTCGGTCCGAAGCCGGCAACGGGTCTGGTGCTCAGGAGCCTGGCGCTGGACTGA
- a CDS encoding HAD-IIA family hydrolase — MGDVGRGRQSRKRPGGSARALHEAYDTALLDLDGVVYAGGEAIPHAVDALGAARDGGMHLAYVTNNALRTPEAVAAHLTELGVPAAGTDVITSAQAVARLIADEVPEGARVLVIGGEGLRVALRERGLEPVDSADDDPAAVVQGYGGPELPWARFAEASYAVARGVPWYASNTDLTIPGARGIGPGNGAAVEVVRIATGAEPKVAGKPLPPMHRETVLRTGAERPLVVGDRLDTDIEGAFNGGVDSLLVLTGITDVPRLLAAVPEHRPTYVDADLRGLLSGQPEVADAATAGGFACGGWTASADAGALVLEGTGDAMDGVRALCAAAWTEAGAGACGLDAEKALGRLGF, encoded by the coding sequence ATGGGTGACGTGGGCCGGGGTCGGCAGAGCAGGAAGCGGCCGGGCGGCAGCGCACGGGCGTTGCACGAGGCGTACGACACGGCACTGCTCGATCTGGACGGTGTGGTGTACGCGGGCGGTGAGGCGATCCCGCACGCGGTCGACGCGCTGGGCGCGGCGCGGGACGGCGGGATGCACCTCGCGTACGTCACCAACAACGCCTTGCGGACGCCGGAGGCGGTGGCGGCGCATCTGACCGAGCTCGGTGTGCCCGCCGCGGGAACGGATGTCATCACCTCGGCGCAGGCGGTGGCCCGGCTGATCGCCGACGAGGTGCCGGAGGGCGCCCGGGTGCTGGTGATCGGCGGTGAGGGGCTGCGGGTGGCGCTGCGCGAGCGCGGGCTGGAACCGGTGGACTCGGCGGACGACGACCCGGCGGCGGTGGTGCAGGGGTACGGCGGTCCCGAACTGCCGTGGGCGCGGTTCGCGGAGGCGAGCTACGCCGTGGCGCGCGGCGTGCCGTGGTACGCCTCGAACACGGACCTGACGATTCCCGGCGCGCGGGGGATCGGGCCCGGGAACGGGGCGGCCGTGGAGGTCGTGCGGATCGCGACCGGAGCCGAGCCGAAGGTGGCGGGGAAGCCGCTGCCCCCTATGCACCGTGAGACGGTGCTGCGGACCGGTGCCGAGCGGCCGCTCGTGGTGGGTGACCGGCTGGACACGGACATCGAGGGCGCGTTCAACGGGGGAGTCGACTCGTTGCTGGTGCTGACCGGCATCACGGACGTGCCCCGGCTGCTCGCGGCGGTTCCGGAGCACCGGCCGACGTACGTGGACGCGGATCTGCGGGGACTGCTGTCCGGGCAGCCCGAGGTCGCCGACGCCGCGACGGCCGGCGGGTTCGCGTGCGGGGGCTGGACGGCCTCGGCGGACGCGGGAGCCCTGGTCCTGGAGGGCACGGGCGACGCCATGGACGGTGTCCGGGCTCTGTGCGCCGCGGCCTGGACCGAGGCGGGCGCCGGCGCCTGCGGTCTGGACGCGGAGAAGGCCCTCGGTCGCCTGGGGTTCTGA
- a CDS encoding ABC transporter ATP-binding protein, with product MNGQPQRLSADAVTLAYDRRTIARDLSVAIPDHSFTVIVGPNACGKSTLLRALSRMLKPSEGRVLLDGQSIHTLPARKVARTLGLLPQSSIAPDGITVADLVGRGRYPHQGLLRQWSSEDQRIVRESMAATGVGELADRHVDELSGGQRQRVWIAMALAQQTPLLLLDEPTTFLDIQHQIDILDLCAELHETRGRTLVAVLHDLNQAARYATHLIAVRDGAVVAEGAPSDIVTAELVERVFGLRCQVIEDPETGTPLVVPAGRGARARQMPEPLLRA from the coding sequence ATGAACGGTCAGCCTCAACGGCTCAGCGCGGATGCGGTCACGCTCGCCTACGACCGGCGGACCATCGCCCGTGACCTCTCCGTCGCGATACCCGATCACTCCTTCACGGTGATCGTCGGACCCAACGCCTGTGGCAAGTCGACCCTGCTGCGTGCCCTGTCGCGGATGCTCAAGCCGTCCGAGGGGCGCGTCCTGCTGGACGGGCAGTCCATCCACACCCTGCCGGCCAGGAAGGTCGCCAGGACCCTCGGCCTGCTGCCCCAGTCGTCCATCGCACCCGACGGGATCACCGTCGCCGACCTCGTGGGCCGGGGACGCTACCCGCACCAGGGTCTGTTGCGGCAGTGGTCCTCCGAGGACCAGCGGATCGTGCGGGAATCGATGGCGGCGACCGGCGTCGGCGAGCTGGCGGACCGGCACGTCGACGAGCTGTCCGGCGGACAGCGCCAGCGGGTGTGGATCGCGATGGCCCTCGCCCAGCAGACCCCGCTGCTCCTGCTCGACGAGCCCACGACCTTCCTCGACATCCAGCACCAGATCGACATCCTCGACCTGTGCGCCGAGCTGCACGAGACGCGGGGACGGACTCTCGTCGCCGTCCTGCACGACCTGAACCAGGCCGCCCGCTACGCCACCCACCTCATCGCCGTACGCGACGGAGCGGTGGTGGCCGAGGGCGCGCCGTCCGACATCGTGACGGCCGAACTGGTGGAGCGGGTCTTCGGCCTGCGCTGTCAGGTCATCGAGGACCCGGAGACCGGCACGCCGCTGGTGGTTCCGGCCGGACGCGGGGCCCGCGCCCGGCAGATGCCCGAACCGCTGCTCCGGGCGTGA